TCTACTGATGGTGAAACAGTTACACTAGGTCGTGGTGGAAGTGATACAACGGCGACTGCTCTAGCAAGTCATCTTAAAGCTGATAGCGCTGAAATTTATACAGATGTAGATGGTTTAATGACTGTTGATCCCAAAATTGTTCCAGATGCAAAACCAATAAAAGTAATAACATTTTATGAAGTGTTACAAATGGCAAGAGACGGGGTAAAAGTTATTCATCCAAGGGCAGTAGAATATGCAATGAGACATTCAGTACCTATATATATAAAAAATATTGAAAACTCATATGATGATGAAGGCACAAAGATAACTCATAATGTAGCTAGGAAACAAACTAAAAAAAGTCAAATTATTACTGGTATAGGATATTTACCAAAAGTAACCCAAATAACCCTCGATTTTGAAAGCGATTGTTCTCAAGTCATAAAGGTTGCTGTATTTAATGAAATAGCAAAAGCTAAAATTAGTCTTGACATGATAAATGTTTATGAAAACAGATTAACCTTTACAGTAAGAGAAGCTAATGCTAAAAGTACTATAGAACTATTAAAAGAAGGTGATTTTGGAGACATTACTAAAAAAACTGATTGTACAAAAATCACTTTATTTGGTACTGGAATGACTGGATTACCTGGAGTTATGGCTAAAGCTCTTGATATTTTAAATAAAGAAAAGATTGAAGTTTTACAAACAACAGATTCTAATATTACAATTTCATGTCTTATACAAGGGTCTGATACTGAGAGAGCTCTTAGACTCTTACATGAAAAGTTTTATCTTTAATAACGGGGAGGTAGAGTATGAATTATTTTGGTGAATTATTAACGGCTATGGTGACACCTTTCAATACAGATGGTAGTTTATCAGAAAAAAAAGCAGGTGATTTAGCAGAGATACTTGTCAATAATAAGAGTTCAGACGGATTAGTTGTATCTGGTACTACAGGTGAATCACCAACATTAAGTTTCGAAGAAAAACTATCACTGTTTCAAGTAGTTAAAGATCGACTAGATGGAGCGGGAAAGGTAATAGCTGGAACAGGTTCTTATAATACAAAAGAAACCATTGAACTAACAAAAGAAGCTGAAGATATAGGAGTAGATGGCATTATGTTAGTTACTCCTTATTATAATAAACCAACACAACCAGACCTGTATAACCACTTCAAGTCTGTTGCGAAAGAAACATCTTTACCAATTATGCTGTATAATGTACCCAAAAGAACAGGTGTAGATTTAGAAGAAAAAACTATTATTGACCTCTCGCAAATCAATAATATTGTTTGTATAAAAGAAGCCAGTGGAGACTTCAATAAAATCACCAATATCGTTAAAAAAACTCCAGATGATTTCTTAGTTTATAGTGGGGATGATGTTAGTCTTTTACCAGTTTTAAGTGTTGGTGGAGTAGGAGTTGTAAGTGTCGCTTCTCAAATAGTAGGTGAAGAAATTAAAGAACTTATTAATGTATATAAGAAAGATCCAAAAAAGGCATTAGAAATATTCCAAAAACTTTTTCCAATATTTGAGGCATTAGGTGTGAAGACTAATCCTATCCCAATAAAAGAAGCTGTAAATAAGCATGTGATGACGGTAGGTCCACTTAGACCTCCATTATATGGATTAAAGGAGAGTCAACTGCAAATAATAACAGAAGAGTATCTTCGAGTCAAAAATATTTAAGAAGCCGATTTCGGCTTCTTTTTTCTTGCTATTGTCCTTCGAGTAATGTATAATAATGTTTAATGGTAAGGGAGCGGGTACTGCAATATTGAAAAATTAGGAGGTGTTTGATTGGTTTCGCAAAAATCGAATAAAATTTCGAATGGATCAGTTCAAGTAATACCATTGGGCGGAGTCGGTGAAATTGGTAAAAATATGTTTGTTGTCCGGTACGGAGACGAAATGATAGTAATTGACTCTGGATTAAAATTTCCTGATGAAGAAATGTTAGGTGTTGATATAGTCATCCCTGATATGACGTATTTATTTGAAAATAGAGACAAAATTAAGGGTGTTTTCTTAACACATGGTCACGAGGACCACATTGGTGCGCTACCATACTTATTAAAAGAAATAGACGTACCTGTCTATGGAACAAAATTAACGATTGGTTTAGCAGAGCGTAAATTAAAAGACCATCCTGTTAGAAAATCTGTTTCTTTAAAGCAGATAACTCCTGGTAAGCAAATGAAATTAGGAGCTTTTAAATTAGAATTTTTCTCCACTAATCATAGTATAGCTGATTCTATAGGTATTGCTATACATACGCCAGAAGGAATAATAGTTCACTCTGGAGATTTCAAGTTTGACCATACTCCTGTGACAGGTGAGATAACAGACTACCATAAACTTGCAGAGCTTGGAAAAAAAGGTGTTCTTTGCTTAATGTCTGATAGCACTAATGCAGAACAGCCTGGTTATACTAATAGTGATAGAGTTGTTGGAGAAACAATAGATGAAATTTTCCGCGAAGCTCCTAAAAGAATTATTTTAGCAACCTTTGCTTCTAATATTTACAGAATTCAACAGGTAATCAATGCAGCTAAGAAGTATGGTAAAAAAATAGGAGTAGTAGGTCGCAGCATGGTAAATGTAATAGAGGCTGCGTCTGAATTGGGGTATTTACGTGATGTAGAAAATGTTGTCATTGATGATATAGAAAAAGTTAACCAACTTCCCTTGGAAAAAACAGTTTTACTTACAACTGGAAGTCAAGGGGAGCCAATGAGCGCCCTTACCAGAATAGCAACCGATGATCATAAAAAAGTTCAAATTATGCCACAAGATACAGTTGTAATTGCAGCAACTCCCATTCCAGGTAATGAAAAACTTGTATCTAGAAGCATAGATAACTTGTTTAAACGCGGTGCCCATGTAATTTACAAATCAGTTGCTGGCATACATGTCTCAGGTCATGGAAGTCAAGAAGAATTAAAGTTAATGTTAAACCTAGTAAAACCAAAACATTTGATACCTATACATGGAGAATACAGAATGCAAGTTAACCATAAAAATTTAGCAGAAAACCTTGGTTTACCTAGTAAAAATATATTTTTAGCAGAGAATGGTGAAGTCATGGAATTTAAAAATGGTCGCGGTAGGGTCAATGGAAAAGTTCCTGCCGGAAAAGTTCTTGTTGACGGTCTAGGTGTAGGTGATGTTGGAAATATTGTCTTACGTGATCGAAGATTATTGAGTCAAGATGGAATTCTCATAGTTGTAATTAGTGTAGATAAGCAAAACAAAGAGTTGGTCGCAGGTCCAGATATAGTTTCGCGTGGTTTTGTTTATGTCAGAGAATCTGAGGAATTATTAGATGAGGCACGTGAACATGTAGTAAAAGCTTTAAATAAAATGTCTAAGAGTAAGATGAATGAGTGGCAAGCTATAAAAAGTTCAGTTAAGGATGTACTAGGACAATATTTATGGGAAAAAACTAGAAGACGTCCAATGATTCTTCCGATTATTATGGAAGTATAATTTAAAATTTGAACTATAAAGACCTTCGGTAAAATACCGGAGGTTTTTTGTATATATTAGCTTAAATAAACAAAAAATACAAAGAGAATATCTAAAAAGGAGTGAAAAGTATGCAAAACCAAAATGATAATATTACTAATAATACACAGTCTAAAAGAAATAATGATTCTAGTAAACAAACAGCTGAAAATGTGAAACAATATGGTCAAACACAAATTCCTAAACCAGATTCAGATATCCACTCTTTAGTAATCATTGGGCAAGTTGAAGGACACATGGCCTTACCGCCTCAAAATAAAACAACTAAATATGAACATGTGTTACCTCAACTAGTAGCAGCTGAACAAAGTCCTAATGTAAAAGGAGTATTAGTGATTCTAAATACAGTTGGTGGTGATGTAGAAGCAGGGCTTGCAATTGCTGAAATGATTGATTCTATGTCAAAGCCAACTGTTAGTCTGGTACTAGGTGGAGGTCATAGTATAGGTGTTCCAATTTCTGTTGCTACTGATTACTCATATATAGCCCATACAGCAACTATGACAATACATCCCATTAGATTGACAGGTCAAGTTATTGGAGTTCCTCAGACTTATGAATATTTGGATAAAATGCAAGATAGAATAATGACCTTTGTAACCGAACATTCAAGGATTCATCCAGAACGGTTAAGAGATTTAATGTTCAATTCAAGTCAGTTAGCCAGAGATATTGGAACGGTTTTAGTCGGAGAAGATGCAGTTAGAGAAGGCATTATTGGTGAGGTAGGAGGAATTGGTAGTGCAATAGGCAAATTAAGAGAAATGATTGATTCAAATGTGCCCCAACAAAGTAGATATGCTCCTTCAACATTTTCACCAAATCATCCACCTATGCCATATCCTGGCCAGCCACTACAACCTCCAAATTTTTATAATAAAAAAGATAAGGGGGATGAGTAATGATTTTGTATACTCCTGTTGCATTAGAAGATGTACACAAAGGTCAATCTGATAATCAGCAACAATTTCATGAAATTGAGCATAAAGGTAGAACTGTGATTGTTGAACCGGTAAATTCCTTTCAAGGAAAAGTAGTACGTTTAATTAGTACAGACCCAAACGATTTCTTAGATCCAACGTATCAACCAGGTAATATGATAAGTATAGCAGGAATATAGTTCAAAAGAGCCTATTTAGGCTCTTTTTTTATGACTAATATTAAAATTGTAAAATATAAATATTAATAGATTAAAATATTGAACAGTAGGGGGATGTTAATGCAAATACTTATAGCCATTTTTGGGTTATTATTTTTTCTTGTTGGTGTGAAAATATTATCAGCAATGACCCCTCATTTTATAGCTTTGAATAGGACTAATTATGTTTCTTTTAAAAATATAGTTCTATTAAGTTTTATTGGTTTTGTATTAACTGCACTTACGCAAAGTAGTAGTGCAGTAGGAGTGATTATATTAATATTTCTTGATAAAGAACTCTTATCTTTTAAACAAGCAGCTTCTTTCTTAGTTGGTAGTAATGTTGGAACAACTGTGAGCGGACAAATTTTTGCATTATCCGTTGAGAAACTTATTATTCCAAGCTTTTTATTTGGAACTATAATGCTAGTTTTATCAACTAAGCTTAGAAAATTGAAGTATATCGGAAAAGCTTTGATATCTTTCTCTCTAATATTTATAGGATTAGAGATAATGGGAAGTGTTTCACTTTATTATAGAGAAAATTTGGTACGATTAGTTGAGACATTTGACTCGTTATTTCAGGCCTTTTTAATAGGTGCAATTTTAACCGCATTTTGTCAGTCTAGTAGTTTAATTATTGGAATTTTAATTTTATTAACTGGTAAACAAATTATATTACCGGAGTATGCAACTGCAGCTGTTATGGGTTTAAATATTGGTACATCTACAACTTTATTAGTTGCTAGTTTAGGATTATCGAATAATGGTAAACTAGGGGCAGTATTTCAACTTGTATATAATAGTTTATGTGCACTAATTTTGTTTGTAGGATTTCCTATTTTTCTTGACGTGATTGGGTATGTATCAGTATCTCCAGAAAGGTTTGTAGCTAACGCCCACACTATGTTTAATATATTTGCTTGTATAGCATTGTTGTTATTTTGGAAATATATAGAAAAATTGGTGAGATGGATAGTTTTTAATTAAAAATAATTTGGCATCGGATTTACTAACTGGTATAATAATATCGAGGTGAATACAGTTGTCAAAATCAAGCAAAACAAAAACGAAAAAATCAAGTCAGAATACGGATGGAGTTATAGAAGTTAAAGCAATCTTATTTTTACTTTTTTCTGCGATTTCCTTAGCGAGTTTATTTTTTACTGATCAGACTGGTTTTTTAGGGAGAATTTTAAATTACATATTTGGTTATTTAGCAGGAGATAGAGCTTGGACACTTCCTATTTTTATTGCAATAATAGCCGGTAATTTATTGTATTGGAAAAACATTCCGTTAACAAATAGATTTTGGGGGTTAAGTACTGTTTTATTTTTGATTATAGTTGGTCATCATATTGAACTTGTTTTACAAGAAGAGCTGATGAGTCGCGGGGAAATTATGAGGCTAGGTTTTGATCTAGCTATTAAAGGTTCTGGTGGTGGATTCTTAGGGGCTATTTTTTCTGTGATTTCACTTTTAATATTAGGAGAATTAGGTACGCTTATTTTACTTATTTCATCAGCTTTAGTGGCTTTTATGTTACTAACAGATACGACTTTTACTGAAGGGTTAACTTTTATTAAGAAGTTTTTAATGAAGTGTTGGAATTTATTGTTAGTCACAAACGAAAAAATATATTCTTTATATTGTAGACTAATTAATTTAAAAGATAAACTTGAATCTGATTCAGATAATATAGAACAAGATGATAATGGACATGCTGAGAAAGAACAAAATAATGTTTTATCATTTGATGAGTATAAAAAGGAAAATAAAAAAGATGAACAAGTAGACTACCCTATAGTAGACTTCGAAGATAATCTAAAAAGTCAGCATAAAAATGAAGATGAAAAAAAAGCTATTGATTCTTTTATGACAACAGAGTCACAAACTCCTCAGTCTAATTCAATAACAACATTTGAAAATGAATCTGAAAAAAAAGATAACGAGAATGATTATTCTTATACTTTTTATTCCAATGATAAATCTCATGAAGACTACAAAATTCCTTCTTTAGATTTATTACAAAAATCTTCACAACAAGGAACTGATAGGACTAGTAGACAAGAACTGACTGATAAGGCTCGCTTACTTGAAAGCACACTTTCATCTTTCGGTGTTCAAGCAAAAGTAGTAAAAGTTCAAAGAGGACCAACCATTACTAGATATGAATTACAACCTGAAAGAGGTGTCAAAGTAAGTAAAATAGTTAACCTATCTGATGATTTGGCTTTAAGTTTAGCTGCTTCTGAAATAAGAATAGAGGCACCAATACCTGGTAAAGCTGCCATTGGGATTGAAGTTCCTAATAACGTAATATCACCAGTTTATTTGAGGGAAGTACTAGAAAGTCAGAATTTTACTGGAAGTAAATCACCACTTTCTATAGCAATTGGTAAGGACATAGCTGGAGAACCTGTGGTTGCAGATTTGGCAAAAATGCCTCACCTTTTAATAGCAGGTGCTACCGGTTCTGGGAAAAGTGTATCTATTAATTCATTAATAGCGAGTTTTTTATTTAAAGCAAAACCAGATGAAGTTAAACTATTATTAATTGATCCAAAGGTAGTTGAATTAAAATCTTTTGATGGTTTACCTCATTTGTTAGCACCTGTAGTGACAAACCCTAAAAATGCTGCAAGTACCTTAAAGAATATAGTTACTGAAATGGAAAATAGATATCAACTATTTGCTGAAACTGGTGTGCGTGATATTTCTAGGTACAATGCAACTGAAAAACCTGATGATACTTATCCGGACAAATTACCTTATATAGTTGTAATTATAGATGAACTTGCTGATTTAATGATGGTTGCACCCACAGAAGTTGAAGATTCTATTTTTAGGTTAGCTCAAATGTCTAGAGCTGCAGGTATCCATCTAGTACTGGCTACACAGCGACCATCAGTTGATGTTATAACAGGAGTTATCAAATCAAATATAACATCAAGAATAGCTTTTTCAGTGACATCACAATCTGACTCTCGTACTATATTAGATATGGGAGGTGCAGAAAAACTTTTAGGACAAGGAGATATGTTATTTACACCTATGGGCACTAATAAACCAGTAAGATTACAAGGTGCTTTTATTTCTGATCAGGAGATAGATGAGTTAGCTTCAGAAGTTAAATCACAAGCACAACCTGAATATCAAGAAGAGCTTATACAAGATAATATTGAACAAAATGACACGAAAGATTATGATGAATTGTTACCTAAAGCTGTAGAACTTGTTTTAGATACTGAACAAGCTTCAATTTCACTGGTTCAGAGGCGTTTACGAGTAGGGTATACAAGAGCTGCAAGATTAGTTGATGAACTAGAAGCTTTTGGTGTGATCGGTGGGCATGAAGGAAGTAAACCTAGGAGAATTATTATGAGTGAACAGGAAATAAACGAGTTATTAGATAACCTAAAGTAGGCTTTATGCCTACTTTTCTGTTATTCTAGAAGGATTATTACAATAAATAAAGAATAACTAATTTTAAAGGCTACTATGTTTTTTTGAAAATATACATGGATTTTTTATTTAGAGTATATTCAATTAAACTTAACAGTTGTTAAGGAGGGTGTATTTTATGACTGAAAATGAGGATAAAACTACAGAAGATATAGAAAGTACGGCAAAAGGTATTGGCGATAAATTAAAAAAAGCTAGACAAACACAAGGTTTGTCTATTTATGATATCCAGCAGATCACAAAATTAAGATCGAAGTATATTAGATCTATTGAAGAGGGCGATTTTTCTGTTTTCCCTGGTGAAGTTTATGCTAAAGGTGCGATAAAGAATTATGCTGAAACCGTTAATTACGATTTTAAGGAGTTATGGAATGACTATGAAACAATTTTTTCTAAAAGCGAAACCTCAAATCACGATCAACTTAATGAGAACAATGGAGGTCAAGTAAAAGAAACAATGTTAACTGGTTTTATTGAAAAGGTACTTCCAGACATATCTAAGGCTTTAATTATGGTAGTTATAATTGGATTATTAGTTTCTGGAGGATACCGTGGATATGATTTTTTAGCTGGCATTGACTTAGGTACAGAAGAAGTAGAAAATGAATCTAATGGTGAAATAACAGAAAATGACAATGAAATCAGTGAAAATAGTGAAGATAACGAAAAGAATAATAAAGAGGAGCAGATAGAGCCAGAATTAAGTATTGAGAAAATTTCGTCTGATCCAATTAAATATGAAATTAGTGGGACAGAGAAGGCTACTTTAGATTTGAGTATAACTGACACTTGTTGGACAAAAATCATATTAGATGGAGAAACTCAATCATTAGAGAATTATGGAGAACTAACTCCTGGAACTGAAAAAAGTTTAATTTTTGAAAATAAAATTAACTTTACATTTGGATATGCTGCTGGGGTAGAACTTTTTATTAATGATGAAGAATTAGAAGTACCAGACACTGCTGGGACTGAATATGTAGAAATTGAAATAATTAACTAGTATGTTTTGACAGTATAATATGAATGTAATATACTTATTTAAGGCAACTATTTAAATTAGATTGAAAGAGGTGGGAACACTGATTGAAGTAGGGATTTTATCACTTGGTTGTGCTAAAAATCAGGTAGATACAGAGGTAATGCAAGGTGTATTAAAAGAAAATAAATATCAATTGACGGATGACTACTATAGTGCAGATATAGTTATTATAAACACGTGTGGTTTTATTGATGATGCA
The sequence above is drawn from the Natranaerobius trueperi genome and encodes:
- the dapG gene encoding aspartate kinase, which codes for MATNNVIVQKFGGSSLRTKELREKAVEHIKQSVDSGNKVVVVVSALGRKPDPYATDSLIDFLNGQAGEGVKDRELDLAVSCGEVISSALLTSLLNMDGYDAVALTGKQAGILTDNNYTNGTILDIDCSMINKYLDQNKIVVVAGFQGVSTDGETVTLGRGGSDTTATALASHLKADSAEIYTDVDGLMTVDPKIVPDAKPIKVITFYEVLQMARDGVKVIHPRAVEYAMRHSVPIYIKNIENSYDDEGTKITHNVARKQTKKSQIITGIGYLPKVTQITLDFESDCSQVIKVAVFNEIAKAKISLDMINVYENRLTFTVREANAKSTIELLKEGDFGDITKKTDCTKITLFGTGMTGLPGVMAKALDILNKEKIEVLQTTDSNITISCLIQGSDTERALRLLHEKFYL
- the dapA gene encoding 4-hydroxy-tetrahydrodipicolinate synthase, with the protein product MNYFGELLTAMVTPFNTDGSLSEKKAGDLAEILVNNKSSDGLVVSGTTGESPTLSFEEKLSLFQVVKDRLDGAGKVIAGTGSYNTKETIELTKEAEDIGVDGIMLVTPYYNKPTQPDLYNHFKSVAKETSLPIMLYNVPKRTGVDLEEKTIIDLSQINNIVCIKEASGDFNKITNIVKKTPDDFLVYSGDDVSLLPVLSVGGVGVVSVASQIVGEEIKELINVYKKDPKKALEIFQKLFPIFEALGVKTNPIPIKEAVNKHVMTVGPLRPPLYGLKESQLQIITEEYLRVKNI
- a CDS encoding ribonuclease J, coding for MVSQKSNKISNGSVQVIPLGGVGEIGKNMFVVRYGDEMIVIDSGLKFPDEEMLGVDIVIPDMTYLFENRDKIKGVFLTHGHEDHIGALPYLLKEIDVPVYGTKLTIGLAERKLKDHPVRKSVSLKQITPGKQMKLGAFKLEFFSTNHSIADSIGIAIHTPEGIIVHSGDFKFDHTPVTGEITDYHKLAELGKKGVLCLMSDSTNAEQPGYTNSDRVVGETIDEIFREAPKRIILATFASNIYRIQQVINAAKKYGKKIGVVGRSMVNVIEAASELGYLRDVENVVIDDIEKVNQLPLEKTVLLTTGSQGEPMSALTRIATDDHKKVQIMPQDTVVIAATPIPGNEKLVSRSIDNLFKRGAHVIYKSVAGIHVSGHGSQEELKLMLNLVKPKHLIPIHGEYRMQVNHKNLAENLGLPSKNIFLAENGEVMEFKNGRGRVNGKVPAGKVLVDGLGVGDVGNIVLRDRRLLSQDGILIVVISVDKQNKELVAGPDIVSRGFVYVRESEELLDEAREHVVKALNKMSKSKMNEWQAIKSSVKDVLGQYLWEKTRRRPMILPIIMEV
- a CDS encoding ClpP family protease; amino-acid sequence: MQNQNDNITNNTQSKRNNDSSKQTAENVKQYGQTQIPKPDSDIHSLVIIGQVEGHMALPPQNKTTKYEHVLPQLVAAEQSPNVKGVLVILNTVGGDVEAGLAIAEMIDSMSKPTVSLVLGGGHSIGVPISVATDYSYIAHTATMTIHPIRLTGQVIGVPQTYEYLDKMQDRIMTFVTEHSRIHPERLRDLMFNSSQLARDIGTVLVGEDAVREGIIGEVGGIGSAIGKLREMIDSNVPQQSRYAPSTFSPNHPPMPYPGQPLQPPNFYNKKDKGDE
- a CDS encoding YlzJ-like family protein — its product is MILYTPVALEDVHKGQSDNQQQFHEIEHKGRTVIVEPVNSFQGKVVRLISTDPNDFLDPTYQPGNMISIAGI
- a CDS encoding Na/Pi symporter, with the translated sequence MQILIAIFGLLFFLVGVKILSAMTPHFIALNRTNYVSFKNIVLLSFIGFVLTALTQSSSAVGVIILIFLDKELLSFKQAASFLVGSNVGTTVSGQIFALSVEKLIIPSFLFGTIMLVLSTKLRKLKYIGKALISFSLIFIGLEIMGSVSLYYRENLVRLVETFDSLFQAFLIGAILTAFCQSSSLIIGILILLTGKQIILPEYATAAVMGLNIGTSTTLLVASLGLSNNGKLGAVFQLVYNSLCALILFVGFPIFLDVIGYVSVSPERFVANAHTMFNIFACIALLLFWKYIEKLVRWIVFN
- a CDS encoding DNA translocase FtsK produces the protein MSKSSKTKTKKSSQNTDGVIEVKAILFLLFSAISLASLFFTDQTGFLGRILNYIFGYLAGDRAWTLPIFIAIIAGNLLYWKNIPLTNRFWGLSTVLFLIIVGHHIELVLQEELMSRGEIMRLGFDLAIKGSGGGFLGAIFSVISLLILGELGTLILLISSALVAFMLLTDTTFTEGLTFIKKFLMKCWNLLLVTNEKIYSLYCRLINLKDKLESDSDNIEQDDNGHAEKEQNNVLSFDEYKKENKKDEQVDYPIVDFEDNLKSQHKNEDEKKAIDSFMTTESQTPQSNSITTFENESEKKDNENDYSYTFYSNDKSHEDYKIPSLDLLQKSSQQGTDRTSRQELTDKARLLESTLSSFGVQAKVVKVQRGPTITRYELQPERGVKVSKIVNLSDDLALSLAASEIRIEAPIPGKAAIGIEVPNNVISPVYLREVLESQNFTGSKSPLSIAIGKDIAGEPVVADLAKMPHLLIAGATGSGKSVSINSLIASFLFKAKPDEVKLLLIDPKVVELKSFDGLPHLLAPVVTNPKNAASTLKNIVTEMENRYQLFAETGVRDISRYNATEKPDDTYPDKLPYIVVIIDELADLMMVAPTEVEDSIFRLAQMSRAAGIHLVLATQRPSVDVITGVIKSNITSRIAFSVTSQSDSRTILDMGGAEKLLGQGDMLFTPMGTNKPVRLQGAFISDQEIDELASEVKSQAQPEYQEELIQDNIEQNDTKDYDELLPKAVELVLDTEQASISLVQRRLRVGYTRAARLVDELEAFGVIGGHEGSKPRRIIMSEQEINELLDNLK
- a CDS encoding helix-turn-helix domain-containing protein, with the protein product MTENEDKTTEDIESTAKGIGDKLKKARQTQGLSIYDIQQITKLRSKYIRSIEEGDFSVFPGEVYAKGAIKNYAETVNYDFKELWNDYETIFSKSETSNHDQLNENNGGQVKETMLTGFIEKVLPDISKALIMVVIIGLLVSGGYRGYDFLAGIDLGTEEVENESNGEITENDNEISENSEDNEKNNKEEQIEPELSIEKISSDPIKYEISGTEKATLDLSITDTCWTKIILDGETQSLENYGELTPGTEKSLIFENKINFTFGYAAGVELFINDEELEVPDTAGTEYVEIEIIN